Genomic window (Armatimonadia bacterium):
CGATCATGAGGTTGAAGCCCAGCGTCGAGCCGGCGCCGAGCTTGTCACCGACGAGGGCCAGCGGCAGAGCGATCTCGACCTCGTACCCGGTGGCTGTCCGCTTTGGGGCGCATGCGATCTGGGTCAGGTCGTCGACGAGCCGCGTGGCGATTCCGAAGGTCGGGACCTTGACCAGCGGGCCGCCCTTTGCGAAGGGGTTCATCGCCACTACCAGATCATCGGCGGTCAGTGAGGAGCCCTTCCGGAGAGCCGGAGCCTGGGCAGCGCAGTACAGCCGCAGGTAGTCGCTGTTCATGTAGTCGTCGGAGGTGAGGTCCTCGGCGCTGATCTCCTGGTCACTAACGCGGAGCCCCAGGTAGAGGCGCTGGTCATCGTGGAGGGCATAGAGCACCGCGCTGAACTCGGCCGCATTCAGGGAGCCGAGACTGCGCTGAGCTTCGCCGAGGGCAACCGGCACGGCCTCGCCCCACTCCGAGAGGTCACCATCGAGCTTGATCGGCGCAGCGGCTGCGAGGCACTCCACTGAGGTGAGGTTCCTGGGACGTGCCTGCGCCAGGGCCTCGCGGGCGACCTGAGTGATCAGGATCGCGTGGGCCTGCAGGGCCTGGTCGCCGGATCGGAAGTCGGCGTAGGCATGGATGGGGTAGAGGGCAGCGTAGCTCCTCTTGCCCGCAACCACCGAGAACTGCAAGTCGGCCTTCGCTCCAGCGGCAAGGGAGAACCGGCGCGGGTTGTCCCGCTCGATGCGCCAGTCGTCGATGACATGGAGGCGCAGCGATCCGGACACCTCCTGGTCGCCCTTGTTCTCGAGGGTCACGGTCACCGGGAAGGGGAGGTCCAGGGTCCGGACGTCGTCGATCTTCTCGATTGTGACAGTCAGGGGGCCGGCGGTATCCGTCGGCGGATTCCAGGCCCAGCAGCTCAGGGCGGAGCCCAACAGGACCACCAGCAGCAGCACGCATCGACGCATGGCACACAACCTTCCTTGAGGCCTTGTAGAGCGGTGCTTACTCCAAGCGCCCCTTCGCGGCGAGAGGGCTCCAGTCCTCCCCGGGCTGCCCTCGAGTGATCCTCGACGGAGGAAGGTCGGCACAAGAGGCCCGCTGAATACGATGGTGAGGTTGCTCCCCAGGTGCGAGCAACCCATCCGGAGGTGAGCGTCGATGAACCTGTACTGGGGAGACATGCACGCGCAGTTCAAGCCGCAGTGGCTGGGTCACGATCAGTGGGAGCAGGTGCTGCGCCGGGCCTTCGAGAGCGCCCGCGAGTATCTCGACTTCCTGCCGATCGTGTACTACCCCGCGTACTTCTACAACACGCCGGAAGGGCTGCATGTGGAGTCGGTGGGGATGAAGCCGGAGTTCGAGGCCGAGTGGCAGCTCATCAAGCGGCTTGCGAAGGAGTACCACGCCGCGGAACGCTTCGTGACCTGCGCCGGGTATGAGTGGACCGGAGACCGCGAACGTTGGGGTGACTGCAACGTGTTCTTCCTGCAGGATGACCCGCCCCTGGACCTGTCGATGCACATCGATGACCTGTACGCACACCTGCGGGAGCTGGACGCAATCGCCGTCACCCATCACCCGGGCTATCGGGTGGGCGACCGAGGCAAGGACTGGGACCACCTTGATGAAGAGGTGAGCCCGCTGGTGGAGGTCTTCTCGGTCCACGGCTCCTCGGAGGGCTGCAACACACCCCGGCCAATGGTGCAGAACGCGCAGATGGGGCCACGGGTCACAGGTGGCACGGTGCAGGACGGACTGGCTCGGGGACTGCGGCTGGGGATCATCGCCTCGGGGGACAACGGCGGCGGCTTCGCCGGGAAGTGGGGCATCGGTCTTCTGGGCGTGTGGGCCGAGGAGCTCAGTCGAGAAGGTCTGTGGGAGGCCTTCCGGGCGCGTCGCACCTACGGAATCACCGGCGACCGGATCAAGCTGCGCTTCGGCCTCAACGAGGGGTTCATGGGCGACGTGCTGCAGACGGCAGGCCCGGTGAAGCTGTGGGCTGAGGTCGAAGGCACGCAGGCCCTGGATCGGATCGAGGTCATCAAGAACAACCGTGTGGTCTTCACGCACTGCCACAACGGCTCCTGGGACGTGCCGACCTCAGGAACCGTGCGGGCGAAGCTCCCCATCGAGGTCGGCTGGGGACCGACGACCCGCCATGGCTTCCCCGGTGGCGAGCATGTCTGGGAGGGAAGGCTGAAGCTCAGCGCCGGGCAGATCCTGGCGGCGGAAGGGTGCTTCACCACCCACGGGCAGAAGCTGGAGCAGGTGAGTCCCAGCGAGTACTCCTTCCATCTTGTCACCATCCTGCGCGGGGGCGGCGCAGTCACCGACACCAGTCAGCAGACCGTGGTGTTCGAGGTCGAGGCCCCGGTCGACGCGCCGATCACGCTCACGGTCGACGGGCGACAGCAGACCTTCACCCTCGCCGAGGCCCTGCGCCGATCGGAGCTGATTGTGTTTGAGGAGGAGGCACGGGACTTGGTCCGCAGTCATTTCGGTATCGACCCGGACACGGTGGAGAACCCCGACGCCTTCTACCACAACGCCTACAAGGTGAAGCGGCATGCCGCGATCCCGCAGGCCGGGTACACCGTCCGCGCGGAGTGGCAAGAGGAGAGCCCCGGTCCGGGTCTTGAAGCGTGTCCGGGTCGCAGCTTCTACTACCTGCGGGTCTCGCAACTGAACGGTCAGTTGGCTTGGTCGAGCCCGATCTGGATCGACCAGCCGGACAAGCAGTGACGGCACGCTGAGCCCGGGCGGCTAGCTGCGGGGCTTCAGATTGTACAGGTTCATGGCGTTGTCGCGCAGGAGCTTGTGACACAGGTCGAGCGCCGTCTCCTCGCTGAGGAAGTCGCGCCCGACCTTCTGCGCCAGCACATCGGCGAGACAGGATCGCGCCATGGCCAGGTGGGCGTAGACGAACTCCGGCGTCGGCACATCCGAGCCGAAGCCGAGGAGGCGATCGCCGGGCACGAGGTCGATCCACTCGCTGAGGCTCTGGCGCGTGCCCTCCATGGTGACCACGTACATCCACGCCATGTTCAGCCATACATTGGGGAAGTGCTTGCCCAGCATCCCGATCTCGCGACTGTAGGGATAGCCACCGTGGTAGAGGCCGAAGCGGGTGTTGCGATTGGCCAGCAGCAGCGGGATCAGGTGCAGCGGGTTGGAGTCCGGTACGACGCCCCAGTTGCCCTGCGTCCCCGTGTGAATCTCGAAGACCTGGCCGAGTTCACCGGCCACCTGCGCAAGGTAGAAGACGATGTGGTCCT
Coding sequences:
- a CDS encoding DUF3604 domain-containing protein, giving the protein MNLYWGDMHAQFKPQWLGHDQWEQVLRRAFESAREYLDFLPIVYYPAYFYNTPEGLHVESVGMKPEFEAEWQLIKRLAKEYHAAERFVTCAGYEWTGDRERWGDCNVFFLQDDPPLDLSMHIDDLYAHLRELDAIAVTHHPGYRVGDRGKDWDHLDEEVSPLVEVFSVHGSSEGCNTPRPMVQNAQMGPRVTGGTVQDGLARGLRLGIIASGDNGGGFAGKWGIGLLGVWAEELSREGLWEAFRARRTYGITGDRIKLRFGLNEGFMGDVLQTAGPVKLWAEVEGTQALDRIEVIKNNRVVFTHCHNGSWDVPTSGTVRAKLPIEVGWGPTTRHGFPGGEHVWEGRLKLSAGQILAAEGCFTTHGQKLEQVSPSEYSFHLVTILRGGGAVTDTSQQTVVFEVEAPVDAPITLTVDGRQQTFTLAEALRRSELIVFEEEARDLVRSHFGIDPDTVENPDAFYHNAYKVKRHAAIPQAGYTVRAEWQEESPGPGLEACPGRSFYYLRVSQLNGQLAWSSPIWIDQPDKQ
- a CDS encoding amidohydrolase family protein: NVSYWRHNLVMYQRFFGLEQEELTDHNWAAVNEAIQQKTAQPDWYRQVTEDVCNLETQVRNVPWFEDWEPRYFTCVLRMESALELHFPNARKQLETHVGRELPTLAAVREALAQVIEEYRGRGSVGIKLAHAYTRTLASENVPLHTASSLYARAVAGEQLSPAEIKALQDHIVFYLAQVAGELGQVFEIHTGTQGNWGVVPDSNPLHLIPLLLANRNTRFGLYHGGYPYSREIGMLGKHFPNVWLNMAWMYVVTMEGTRQSLSEWIDLVPGDRLLGFGSDVPTPEFVYAHLAMARSCLADVLAQKVGRDFLSEETALDLCHKLLRDNAMNLYNLKPRS